From one Conyzicola nivalis genomic stretch:
- a CDS encoding SDR family NAD(P)-dependent oxidoreductase encodes MSKDQNLAGKTIVVAGASSGFGRGAAQKLAELGANVVVAARRGDVLDEFVAQIAAQGGTAVAVPTDVSDAAAVARLASTAIERFGRIDVWVNNVGIGALGLFWDIPVEDHARVVDVNLNGLIYGAHAALTHFLAVGGGVLVNVGSVDSEVPLAYQASYAASKAAVLSLSRTLNEELRLVGKHDTIKVGTIMPWAVDTPWWTHAANYTGHAPRMAAMDDPSIVVDAIVAACTNPKEEEPVGPKARASDVSHHLFPDLTERLSAKVADAEVDRGSRAANTTGSIHRPTPEGTTVDGGIRERMKREDAAR; translated from the coding sequence ATGAGCAAAGACCAGAACCTCGCCGGAAAGACCATCGTCGTCGCCGGAGCGTCCAGCGGATTCGGCCGCGGCGCCGCCCAGAAGCTCGCCGAGCTCGGCGCCAACGTCGTGGTCGCCGCCCGCCGTGGCGACGTGCTCGACGAGTTCGTCGCGCAGATCGCGGCCCAGGGCGGCACCGCCGTCGCGGTACCGACCGACGTGAGCGACGCGGCTGCCGTCGCGCGGCTCGCCAGCACCGCGATCGAGCGGTTTGGGCGCATCGACGTCTGGGTCAACAACGTGGGCATCGGGGCCCTCGGACTGTTCTGGGATATCCCGGTCGAGGACCACGCGCGGGTCGTCGACGTCAACCTGAACGGCCTCATCTACGGCGCGCACGCCGCGCTGACCCACTTCCTCGCCGTCGGCGGCGGCGTGCTGGTCAATGTCGGATCCGTCGACAGCGAGGTGCCGCTCGCCTACCAGGCCTCCTATGCAGCCTCCAAGGCCGCCGTTCTCAGCCTGAGCCGAACCCTGAACGAAGAGCTGCGGCTCGTCGGCAAGCACGACACGATCAAGGTCGGCACGATCATGCCGTGGGCGGTCGACACCCCGTGGTGGACTCACGCCGCGAACTACACCGGCCACGCCCCGCGCATGGCCGCTATGGACGACCCGTCGATCGTCGTCGACGCGATCGTCGCCGCCTGCACGAACCCCAAGGAGGAGGAGCCGGTCGGCCCGAAGGCGCGCGCCTCCGACGTGTCGCACCACCTCTTCCCCGACCTCACCGAGCGTCTGTCGGCGAAAGTGGCTGACGCCGAGGTCGACCGTGGCTCGCGGGCGGCCAACACCACGGGCTCGAT
- a CDS encoding ABC transporter ATP-binding protein: protein MTTDDTPAIAAYGLRKAYGHTTAVEEVSFSVPRGRVLGLLGPNGAGKTTSMRMLLGLASIDGGRAHIHGRPYAELDEPARTVGAVLDAGGLHPGRTARQHLRIAASMAGVDDTGVQPLLDDTGLTAAADRPIRTYSLGMRQRVALATALLGDPNVLVLDEPANGLDPAGTRWLRDLVHAFAARGGAVLLSSHILAEVAHVAHDVVVIDHGRVVGGGRVDELTDEHGGDLESFYLRLTGENAGVI, encoded by the coding sequence ATGACTACAGACGACACACCAGCAATCGCGGCCTACGGGCTGCGCAAGGCCTACGGGCACACGACGGCCGTGGAGGAGGTGAGTTTCAGCGTTCCCCGCGGCCGGGTGCTCGGCCTGCTCGGGCCGAACGGCGCGGGCAAGACCACGTCGATGCGCATGCTGCTCGGCCTCGCGTCGATCGACGGCGGTCGGGCGCACATCCACGGTCGGCCCTACGCCGAACTCGACGAGCCGGCGCGCACCGTCGGCGCCGTGCTCGACGCGGGCGGACTGCACCCGGGTCGCACGGCACGGCAACACCTGCGCATAGCCGCATCGATGGCGGGCGTGGATGACACGGGGGTGCAGCCCCTGCTCGACGACACGGGTCTCACGGCGGCGGCCGACCGGCCGATCCGCACCTACTCCCTGGGCATGCGGCAGCGGGTCGCGCTCGCGACCGCGCTGCTCGGCGACCCGAATGTGCTCGTGCTCGACGAGCCCGCCAACGGTCTCGACCCGGCCGGCACCCGTTGGCTGCGTGACCTCGTGCACGCCTTCGCCGCACGCGGCGGCGCCGTGCTGCTCTCGTCACACATCCTCGCCGAGGTGGCGCACGTCGCGCACGACGTCGTAGTCATCGACCACGGCCGTGTCGTCGGCGGAGGACGCGTCGACGAGCTGACCGACGAGCACGGGGGCGACCTCGAGTCGTTCTACCTGCGGCTCACCGGCGAGAACGCGGGGGTGATCTGA
- a CDS encoding serine hydrolase domain-containing protein, producing the protein MENTPVTPEAPAASTPPAKKPHTRRNLIIGAAAVVVVASSVASALFLDDPFDDRPAAASHSGAAHSDAVQSSLDALVADDGFPGAIAAVTDADGEVADYVAGVSELGEKTPPPADGLVRIASNTKMYTSVVVLQLVDEGLVSLDEPVETYLPGLVRGDGIDGSLITVRQLLQHTSGLPNYTSAIAGDLFAIRDTYLAPRSLLDLALAMPASFAPGSSYEYSNTNYVVAGLIVEKVTERPFAEQVEERIIDPLGLDETFFPAPGDKTIPGEHPTGYNNDANRELKDITETDPSWAWAAGQIIASPSDVNRFMRALVGGDLLTPGTLAEMQTTVKGAELWEGAEYGLGLIRYPLSCGGVAWGHGGDVSGFETRNAVDETGRAVTIAVTALPGALATDEDTIVATIGNVEKAVDTALCAK; encoded by the coding sequence ATGGAAAACACACCCGTCACCCCAGAAGCCCCCGCAGCCTCCACACCTCCCGCGAAGAAACCCCACACCCGCCGCAACCTGATCATCGGGGCTGCCGCGGTCGTCGTCGTCGCATCGTCCGTGGCATCCGCCCTCTTCTTGGACGATCCCTTCGACGACAGGCCCGCCGCCGCCTCCCACTCCGGGGCCGCGCACTCCGACGCCGTCCAGTCGAGCCTCGACGCGCTCGTCGCCGACGACGGGTTCCCGGGGGCCATCGCCGCCGTGACCGACGCCGACGGCGAGGTCGCCGACTACGTCGCGGGCGTCTCCGAGCTCGGCGAGAAGACCCCGCCGCCGGCCGACGGCCTGGTGCGCATCGCCAGCAACACGAAGATGTACACCTCCGTGGTCGTGCTGCAGCTCGTCGACGAGGGTCTCGTCTCGCTCGACGAGCCGGTCGAGACCTACCTGCCGGGCCTCGTGCGCGGCGACGGCATCGACGGCTCGCTCATCACCGTGCGCCAGCTGTTGCAGCACACGAGCGGACTGCCCAACTACACGTCGGCGATCGCCGGCGACCTGTTCGCGATCCGCGACACCTACCTCGCGCCGCGGTCGCTGCTCGACCTCGCCCTGGCCATGCCGGCCTCGTTCGCGCCCGGCTCCTCGTACGAGTACAGCAACACCAACTACGTCGTCGCGGGACTCATCGTCGAGAAGGTCACCGAGCGTCCCTTCGCCGAGCAGGTCGAGGAGCGCATCATCGACCCGCTGGGACTCGACGAGACGTTCTTCCCGGCTCCCGGCGACAAGACGATCCCGGGCGAACACCCCACCGGTTACAACAACGACGCGAACCGCGAGCTGAAGGACATCACCGAGACGGACCCGTCGTGGGCCTGGGCCGCCGGCCAGATCATCGCCTCCCCGAGCGACGTGAACCGCTTTATGCGGGCGCTCGTCGGCGGCGACCTGCTGACCCCCGGCACCCTCGCCGAGATGCAGACCACCGTGAAAGGCGCCGAACTGTGGGAGGGGGCCGAATACGGCCTCGGCCTGATCCGCTACCCGCTGTCGTGCGGCGGAGTCGCGTGGGGACACGGCGGAGACGTCTCCGGTTTCGAGACGCGCAACGCCGTGGATGAAACGGGGCGCGCGGTGACCATCGCGGTGACCGCCCTCCCCGGCGCCCTCGCGACGGACGAGGACACCATCGTCGCCACCATCGGCAACGTGGAGAAGGCGGTCGACACCGCGCTGTGCGCGAAGTAG